The Musa acuminata AAA Group cultivar baxijiao chromosome BXJ2-2, Cavendish_Baxijiao_AAA, whole genome shotgun sequence genome contains the following window.
TAAAATGGTCCTTGAATCGATTCTTGTAGATGGTCGAGCCCGGAAGACGCATCCTCTCCTAGCAAAGACATTCCAGCCAGCGACGGTTGGCAAAAGCTGACCCCTCCTCCTAATCCAGCTGAAGCCGAGAGATCCAATGCATGAACATCATCCATCATGCCTGGCCGATGCGGACAGGACTGCGAAAAATTAGCAGTCGGAAGAGCCACGTGGCCACCTTCATAACTATCGAAGCTCGAGTTTTCTGGCAAGTTTCCCGGCAGCGGCCTAAGGCCATCCATCTGACAATCTGACGCTAATGCCCTCATGAAGAGCTTTTCGTGTGGTTGGTCGTCTTGATCCGAGTGATCCTTAAAGAACCCATCGAGCTTCCGGAAAGAGTTGTCTGTCAACTCCTCTTTGGCCTTGGCTAGGTTAAGTTGATAGGCAGGCAGCTGGTTCACGAAGCCCTCTTGGTCATTGCAAGCCCAGTGACACCCCATGTCTTGAATCATCGGTGAGCTATGGGAAGAGATTTCATGATTTAGAGTTCCATTGGCGTTTGAAATGTAGTCACCCAAGTTACTGCACAAAGCCCATGCATCCAATGAGAGCAAAAGCCAAGCTTGGGAAGAAGGTCTCTAGGATCACAATAGGGCACTGCTACTTATCAGAGATTAAATGTGTAGAGCACATATGCTTAAAGATGCCATCATCTTTAGGTTTCAAATCCCTAGGAATCCACGACGGAAATAGAGGTAACAAACAGACCAAGCAAGAAAATTCCAAATCCTAGGGATTAGATAAAGTGAGTTCTGACTCGCCTACACGTAGAAGAAAACAAGGATAATCGAGTCGTTCTTCTATATACCAAGGAAGTATACAGCCGACCTGAGCTGAGCTGAGCTGTGGAAGAAGTCGAGTAGGAAAACTTACAGTAGCTGGTTTTGGTTCCACTCACGGCTGCAGGCAAGATCATGGAAAGCTGGAACCGTGGCTAAAGAGGCGAGGCCATGAAGCTCTTCTTGGTGGAAGTGATCCAGATGTGAAGAACCCATCATGGTGCTTCGAAAGTTTGATAGCCCCAAGAAGAGAAAAGGGAGTGCTTACAGGAGCTCCGGAATCTGCTCCTCAACCCAAAGAAACAATATTTGGACAGCTAGCTTGAGCATATAAATCTATTTCACTTTTCCAGCTTTCCTCTTTGCTTttccaacaatatatatatatatatatatacttggagCTGCAGTGAAACAGAGGACGGAGTGAAATTGATAACGTACCTTCCTCTTTCAAACCGCTCTGTGCAACTGCTGTAGCTCTTCACTTTCTGGAGGAGGAACTTTCTGCGGCACTGAAATTAAAGATACAAGACCGTCTCTTAAACTCTCAAAGAAAAAATTCCAGGGATCATCTCTCTTGTCTCTCCCTCTATCTTCCTTTGCCCCTTGAATGATGTTGTTGCAGGCAATTACGAGGGGATCAT
Protein-coding sequences here:
- the LOC135605098 gene encoding transcription factor bHLH110-like, giving the protein MMGSSHLDHFHQEELHGLASLATVPAFHDLACSREWNQNQLLNLGDYISNANGTLNHEISSHSSPMIQDMGCHWACNDQEGFVNQLPAYQLNLAKAKEELTDNSFRKLDGFFKDHSDQDDQPHEKLFMRALASDCQMDGLRPLPGNLPENSSFDSYEGGHVALPTANFSQSCPHRPGMMDDVHALDLSASAGLGGGVSFCQPSLAGMSLLGEDASSGLDHLQESIQGPFYLHHKMPSLVSGVTEAMRCNSSWEHKSCQAAPGNPRFQHLQRSSCSPFKVRKEKLGDRIAALQQLVAPFGKTDTASVLMEAIGYIKFLLDQVEKLSVPYMRSSGSKKRSRTTREASNEEAKRDLRSRGLCLVPLACTSYMTTTEQGVWSAATYGGSD